The following coding sequences lie in one Azospirillum humicireducens genomic window:
- the thrC gene encoding threonine synthase — protein sequence MRYVSTRGAAPVLGFEDVLLAGLARDGGLYVPETWPQFTADDIRALRGLPYSEIAVRVMLPFLGGSIAEDEFRAIVRDAYASFDHAAVTPLVQVDPTTWVLELFHGPTLAFKDVALQLLGRLFDHVLAKRGQRVTIVGATSGDTGSAAIEACRDRQNVDIFILHPKGRTSEVQRRQMTSVLSSNVHNIALDGTFDDCQDLVKAMFNDGAFRDRMGLSAVNSINWARIMAQIVYYFTAAVALGAPDRKLAFTVPTGNFGNVYAAYGARAMGLPIETLVVGSNSNDILARFFASGSMVAAPVVPTLSPSMDIQISSNFERLLFDLLDRDGAAVTEALNRFRTEGKFAVTDVQLARALAIFSGHRVDEAATMATIAEVWKGSLYLLDPHTAVGIGAAKAAVAAGRVDPSVPMVVLATAHPAKFPDAVEKATGRRPELPPRLSDLYVREERLSDLPNDLAAVQDFVIARARAAQEAA from the coding sequence GTGCGGTACGTCAGCACGCGGGGCGCGGCCCCGGTCCTGGGTTTTGAAGACGTCCTCCTGGCCGGGCTGGCGCGCGACGGCGGCCTCTATGTGCCGGAAACCTGGCCGCAATTCACGGCCGACGACATCCGCGCCCTGCGCGGTCTGCCCTACAGTGAGATCGCTGTCCGCGTGATGCTGCCCTTCCTTGGCGGTTCCATCGCCGAGGACGAGTTCCGCGCCATCGTCCGTGACGCCTATGCCAGCTTCGACCATGCCGCGGTGACTCCGCTGGTGCAGGTCGACCCGACCACCTGGGTGCTGGAGCTGTTCCACGGGCCGACATTGGCCTTCAAGGATGTGGCGCTGCAACTGCTCGGCCGCTTGTTCGACCATGTGCTGGCCAAGCGCGGGCAGCGGGTGACCATCGTCGGCGCCACCTCCGGCGACACCGGATCGGCCGCCATCGAGGCCTGCCGCGACCGCCAGAACGTCGACATCTTCATCCTGCACCCCAAGGGCCGCACGTCCGAGGTGCAGCGCAGGCAGATGACCAGCGTGCTGTCGTCCAACGTCCACAACATCGCGCTGGACGGCACCTTCGACGATTGCCAGGACCTCGTGAAGGCGATGTTCAACGACGGTGCCTTCCGCGACCGGATGGGGCTGTCGGCGGTGAACTCGATCAACTGGGCCCGCATCATGGCCCAGATCGTCTATTACTTCACCGCCGCGGTGGCGCTGGGCGCCCCCGACCGCAAGCTGGCCTTCACCGTGCCGACCGGCAATTTCGGCAACGTCTATGCCGCCTATGGCGCCCGCGCCATGGGGCTGCCGATCGAGACGCTGGTGGTCGGCTCCAACAGCAACGACATCCTGGCGCGCTTTTTCGCCAGCGGGAGCATGGTCGCGGCGCCCGTCGTGCCTACCTTGTCTCCCAGTATGGACATCCAGATCTCTTCCAACTTCGAACGGCTGCTGTTCGACCTGCTCGACCGCGACGGCGCCGCCGTGACCGAGGCGTTGAACCGCTTCCGCACCGAGGGCAAGTTCGCGGTGACCGACGTGCAGCTCGCCCGCGCGCTGGCCATTTTCTCCGGCCACCGCGTGGACGAGGCCGCCACCATGGCGACCATCGCCGAGGTCTGGAAGGGCAGCCTCTATCTGCTCGACCCGCACACCGCGGTCGGCATCGGGGCGGCCAAGGCTGCGGTCGCGGCCGGCCGGGTCGATCCGTCCGTTCCCATGGTGGTTCTCGCCACCGCCCATCCCGCCAAGTTCCCCGACGCGGTGGAAAAGGCGACCGGCCGCCGGCCGGAGCTGCCGCCGCGTCTGTCCGATCTTTATGTGCGCGAGGAGCGCCTGTCCGACCTGCCGAACGATCTGGCGGCGGTCCAGGACTTTGTCATCGCGCGCGCCCGCGCCGCCCAGGAGGCCGCATGA
- a CDS encoding M16 family metallopeptidase translates to MSSIRVTTLPNGLRVATDTMPDVQSVSLGCWVGVGTRNEAASVNGVAHLVEHMLFKGTRRRSAFRISEEIENVGGQLNAYTTREQTAYYAKVLHEDAPLALDILSDMIQHSTLDAEELVRERTVVLQEIGQSADTPDDIIFDHFQSTAYPGQAIGRPVLGSAEIVGTLPREALVDYIAGHYGAPGMVLSAAGRIEHDRMVDLAMKAFGDLPSGAPPKPETARYTGGDFREDRDLEQMHLVLGFDGVGVHDPDFYAHSVLSTLLGGGMSSRLFQEVREKRGLVYSIYTFTGGYHDGGLFGVYAGTGEDEVAELIPVVCDEIAKVGADVTEDEVARARAQLKAGTLMALESSMSRCEQLGQQILIYDRPVPVEEIVAKIDGVDRDAVVKATSRLRASRPTVAALGPIGKLESYDRIAERLA, encoded by the coding sequence ATGAGTTCCATTCGTGTGACGACGTTGCCCAACGGGCTTCGCGTCGCGACCGACACCATGCCCGACGTGCAGTCCGTGTCTCTCGGCTGCTGGGTCGGGGTTGGCACCCGCAACGAGGCGGCGAGCGTCAACGGCGTCGCCCATCTCGTCGAGCATATGCTGTTCAAGGGCACCCGGCGCCGGTCCGCCTTCCGCATCTCCGAGGAGATCGAGAATGTCGGCGGGCAGCTGAACGCCTACACCACCCGCGAGCAGACCGCCTATTACGCCAAGGTCCTGCACGAGGATGCGCCGCTGGCGCTCGACATCCTGTCCGACATGATCCAGCACTCCACGCTGGACGCCGAGGAACTGGTGCGCGAGCGCACGGTGGTGCTGCAGGAGATCGGGCAGAGCGCCGATACGCCCGACGACATCATCTTCGACCATTTCCAGTCGACCGCCTATCCGGGGCAGGCCATCGGCCGCCCGGTGCTGGGCTCGGCGGAGATCGTCGGCACGCTGCCGCGCGAGGCGCTGGTCGACTACATCGCCGGCCATTACGGCGCGCCCGGCATGGTGCTGAGCGCCGCCGGCCGGATCGAGCATGACCGCATGGTCGATCTCGCGATGAAGGCCTTCGGTGACCTGCCGAGCGGCGCTCCGCCCAAGCCGGAAACCGCCCGCTACACCGGCGGCGACTTCCGCGAGGACCGCGACCTGGAGCAGATGCACCTCGTGCTCGGCTTCGACGGGGTAGGCGTGCACGATCCGGACTTCTACGCCCACTCGGTTCTCTCGACCCTGCTGGGCGGCGGCATGTCGTCCCGCCTGTTCCAGGAGGTGCGGGAGAAGCGCGGGCTGGTCTATTCCATCTATACCTTCACCGGCGGCTACCATGACGGCGGCCTGTTCGGCGTCTATGCCGGCACCGGCGAGGACGAGGTGGCGGAACTGATTCCCGTCGTCTGCGACGAGATCGCCAAGGTCGGCGCCGACGTCACCGAGGACGAGGTTGCCCGCGCCCGCGCCCAGCTGAAGGCCGGGACATTGATGGCGCTGGAAAGCTCGATGTCGCGTTGCGAGCAGCTGGGTCAGCAGATCCTGATCTACGACCGCCCGGTTCCGGTGGAAGAGATCGTGGCGAAGATCGACGGCGTCGACCGCGACGCCGTGGTCAAGGCCACCAGCCGACTGCGTGCCAGCCGCCCGACCGTCGCCGCTCTCGGCCCGATCGGCAAGCTCGAAAGCTACGACCGCATCGCGGAGCGTCTCGCCTGA
- a CDS encoding GNAT family N-acetyltransferase — protein sequence MIRLLGSGLISPPAIRLDGLHCYIRPPLPRDWREWADLRAASRAFLTPWEPTWPADALTRAAFARRLRRQAQEWRDDLGYSFLIFDRGTDALVGGLGLTNIRRGVAQMGTLGYWAGQPYARNGYVSGGTRLVLEFAFGQLGLHRVEAACLPTNLPSRGLLEKVGFSHEGYARGYLRIDGAWRDHVLYAILREEWKG from the coding sequence ATGATCCGCCTGCTCGGCAGCGGCCTCATCAGCCCGCCCGCGATCCGGCTCGACGGGCTGCACTGCTACATCCGGCCGCCGCTGCCACGCGACTGGCGCGAATGGGCCGACCTCCGCGCCGCCTCGCGCGCCTTCCTGACCCCCTGGGAGCCGACATGGCCGGCAGACGCCCTGACGCGAGCGGCCTTCGCCCGGCGGCTGCGGCGGCAGGCCCAGGAGTGGCGGGACGATCTCGGCTACAGCTTCCTGATCTTCGACCGGGGAACCGATGCCCTGGTCGGCGGGCTGGGTCTGACCAACATCCGGCGCGGCGTGGCCCAGATGGGGACGCTCGGCTATTGGGCCGGCCAACCCTATGCCCGCAACGGTTATGTGTCTGGCGGCACCCGGCTGGTCCTGGAGTTCGCCTTCGGCCAGCTCGGCCTGCACCGGGTCGAGGCCGCCTGCCTGCCGACCAACCTGCCGAGCCGCGGCCTGCTGGAAAAGGTCGGCTTCAGCCACGAAGGCTATGCCCGCGGCTATCTGCGCATCGACGGCGCATGGCGCGACCATGTCCTCTACGCCATCCTGCGCGAGGAATGGAAGGGCTGA
- a CDS encoding peptidoglycan -binding protein, whose amino-acid sequence MASISRRNGHRDASAWPGWVDALSSLVMVVIFLLMVFIVTQFYLATALTGRDEQLTVLNRKIAEMNDLLAMEREANADLRVNITQLSTELQTSVTARDDMTLSLSQLQEDRDRTARTLEELQRNVRVDRDSLDLKLREILSLQADIKALRETRQKLEGELASAAAAAKLTEQQRQSLLAELGTTRDRAKALESELASAAEKTMLAQKEIDQRDIRLKSLESQLTDSRTQAQKDLEQRDIRIRDLMASLTGEQAEGTRSKQQIDLLNQQLLALREQLARIGAALEVSEKASAEQKVQIAELGARLNQALAAKVQDLARYRSEFFGRVREALGNRPDVRIVGDRFVFQSELLFPSGSATLEEAGKQRLADLARTLIEIGKAIPSDINWVLRVDGHTDIKPVRFQFASNWELSSARALSVVKFLVDQGIPPERLAAAAFGEFQPIEPGTSDEALAKNRRIEIKLDQR is encoded by the coding sequence ATGGCCAGCATCAGCCGCCGCAACGGCCATCGCGACGCCAGCGCCTGGCCGGGCTGGGTCGACGCCCTGTCGTCTTTGGTGATGGTCGTCATCTTCCTGCTGATGGTCTTCATCGTCACCCAGTTCTATCTCGCCACCGCCCTGACCGGCCGTGACGAGCAATTGACGGTCCTCAACCGCAAAATCGCGGAGATGAACGACCTGCTGGCGATGGAGCGGGAGGCGAACGCCGATCTCCGCGTCAACATCACCCAACTGTCGACCGAGCTGCAGACCTCAGTCACCGCGCGCGACGACATGACCCTATCGCTGAGCCAGTTGCAGGAGGACCGCGACCGCACCGCCCGCACTCTGGAGGAGCTGCAGCGCAACGTCCGTGTCGACCGCGACTCCCTTGACCTCAAGCTAAGGGAAATCCTCAGCCTGCAGGCCGACATCAAGGCTCTGCGCGAGACGCGGCAAAAGCTGGAAGGCGAGCTGGCCTCCGCCGCTGCCGCCGCCAAGCTGACCGAACAGCAGCGTCAGTCCCTGCTGGCGGAACTCGGCACCACCCGCGACCGGGCGAAGGCGCTGGAGTCGGAACTTGCCTCCGCCGCCGAGAAGACGATGCTGGCGCAGAAGGAGATCGACCAGCGCGACATCCGGCTGAAGTCGCTCGAGTCGCAGCTGACCGACAGCCGCACCCAGGCCCAAAAAGATTTGGAGCAGCGCGACATCCGCATCCGCGACCTGATGGCCTCGCTGACCGGCGAGCAGGCCGAGGGCACGCGAAGCAAGCAGCAGATCGACCTGCTGAACCAGCAGCTTCTAGCGCTCCGCGAACAGCTGGCGCGCATCGGGGCGGCACTGGAGGTGTCTGAGAAGGCCTCGGCCGAGCAGAAGGTTCAGATCGCGGAACTGGGCGCCCGGCTCAATCAGGCACTCGCCGCCAAGGTGCAGGACCTCGCCCGCTATCGGTCCGAGTTCTTCGGCCGGGTCCGCGAGGCGCTGGGCAACCGGCCGGACGTGCGGATCGTCGGCGACCGTTTCGTCTTCCAGTCGGAACTGCTGTTCCCGTCGGGCTCGGCAACCTTGGAAGAGGCCGGGAAGCAGCGGCTGGCCGATCTCGCCCGCACCCTGATCGAGATCGGCAAGGCGATCCCATCCGACATCAACTGGGTCCTGCGGGTGGACGGCCATACCGACATCAAGCCGGTGCGATTCCAGTTCGCCTCCAACTGGGAACTGTCTTCGGCACGCGCTCTGTCGGTGGTGAAGTTCCTGGTCGACCAGGGCATCCCGCCCGAACGGCTGGCCGCCGCCGCTTTCGGCGAGTTCCAGCCCATCGAACCCGGCACCTCGGACGAGGCGCTGGCGAAGAACCGGCGGATCGAGATCAAGCTGGACCAGCGATAG
- a CDS encoding OmpA family protein — MGRWGHADRRHRAIAAALCAAWALHPAALSAAAPADLRTAAGLTLENAVPLSVPPHPNLRTPPAVKAPPRLVLPQPLEAPPPPEMTEGPAQPVANRPAAPSAPAVTAAPAPTVPPAAPRTDTAALPPPSEAAPPEASLPPSGVLSLVFPADVTNLPDTADATVDRIVERLRASDTARLQLRSYASGTADTAREARQRSLARALALRERLTAFGIRSSRVDVRALGLDEAGGTPDRIDVVFLNE, encoded by the coding sequence TTGGGCCGCTGGGGACACGCCGACCGCAGACACCGTGCCATCGCCGCCGCGCTGTGCGCGGCCTGGGCGCTGCATCCTGCCGCTCTGTCGGCGGCGGCTCCGGCCGATCTTCGGACAGCCGCCGGCCTGACACTTGAAAATGCGGTTCCGCTGTCGGTGCCGCCGCACCCGAACCTGCGCACACCGCCGGCCGTCAAGGCGCCACCGCGCCTTGTACTGCCGCAACCGTTGGAAGCGCCTCCCCCGCCGGAGATGACCGAGGGTCCGGCCCAGCCGGTCGCCAATCGGCCGGCGGCTCCGTCCGCCCCTGCCGTCACCGCCGCGCCCGCACCGACCGTGCCGCCGGCTGCCCCGCGGACCGACACTGCGGCCCTGCCCCCTCCCTCCGAAGCGGCACCCCCTGAGGCGAGTCTGCCCCCTTCGGGCGTTTTGAGCCTTGTGTTCCCGGCCGACGTCACCAATCTGCCGGATACCGCCGACGCCACCGTCGACAGGATCGTCGAACGGCTGCGCGCCAGCGACACCGCCCGCTTGCAGTTGCGCTCCTACGCCAGCGGCACCGCCGACACGGCGCGAGAGGCCCGGCAGCGGTCACTCGCCCGCGCTCTGGCCCTGCGCGAGCGGCTGACCGCCTTCGGCATCCGCAGCAGCCGGGTCGATGTCCGTGCGCTGGGTCTCGACGAAGCAGGCGGAACGCCGGATCGCATCGATGTTGTCTTCTTGAACGAATAG
- a CDS encoding inositol monophosphatase family protein, with protein MATRSALINVMVRAAEKAARGLVRDFGEVEHLQVSRKGPADFVSAADLKAERTLREELQKARPEFGFLMEESGASKGSDAEARWIVDPLDGTTNFLHGLPHWAISIAAERNGEIVAGVIYAPIGDQLFWAEKGAGAFVNHTRLRVSERRRLEDCVIATGIPFKGRGDHATFLKEQEAVMKEVAGIRRFGAASLDLAYTAAGRFDAYWERGLSPWDCAAGVLMVTEAGGFVGEIEGGRNPVFTGNVLAANSHLQVPVARLLKSAKG; from the coding sequence ATGGCCACCCGCTCCGCTCTCATCAACGTCATGGTCCGCGCCGCCGAAAAGGCCGCCCGGGGTCTCGTCCGCGACTTCGGCGAGGTCGAACACCTCCAGGTGTCGCGCAAGGGGCCGGCCGACTTCGTGTCCGCCGCCGACCTGAAGGCCGAACGCACCCTGCGCGAGGAACTGCAGAAGGCGCGTCCCGAATTCGGCTTCCTGATGGAGGAGAGCGGCGCGTCCAAGGGCAGCGACGCCGAGGCGCGCTGGATCGTCGACCCGCTCGACGGCACCACCAACTTCCTGCACGGCCTGCCGCACTGGGCGATCTCCATCGCTGCCGAGCGGAATGGCGAGATCGTCGCCGGCGTCATCTACGCCCCCATCGGCGACCAGCTGTTCTGGGCCGAGAAGGGGGCCGGCGCCTTCGTCAATCACACCCGCCTGCGTGTCTCCGAACGCCGCCGGCTGGAAGATTGCGTGATCGCCACCGGCATCCCCTTCAAGGGCCGCGGCGACCACGCCACCTTCCTGAAGGAACAGGAAGCGGTGATGAAGGAGGTCGCGGGCATCCGCCGCTTCGGCGCCGCCTCGCTCGACCTCGCCTACACCGCCGCCGGCCGATTCGACGCCTATTGGGAACGCGGGCTGTCTCCGTGGGACTGCGCGGCCGGCGTGCTGATGGTCACCGAAGCCGGCGGTTTCGTCGGCGAGATCGAGGGTGGCCGCAATCCCGTCTTCACCGGCAACGTTCTCGCCGCCAACAGCCACCTCCAGGTCCCGGTCGCCCGCCTGCTGAAGTCCGCCAAGGGCTGA
- the efp gene encoding elongation factor P, which translates to MKVNANTMRPGHVLEHNGKLWVITKTAIVQPGKGGAFIQLEMKDVRTGNKSIERFRTQETVERARLDEHEMTFLFAEGDSFTFMDKESFEQVAIPRDIIGEPAVFLQDGMEVTVQSHEGSPLGVEIPGKVTLLITESDPVVKGQTASSSYKPAKLENGVSILVPPHIEAGTRVVVDTATGEYVERAKD; encoded by the coding sequence ATGAAGGTCAATGCCAACACGATGCGCCCCGGCCATGTGCTGGAGCACAACGGTAAGCTCTGGGTCATCACCAAAACCGCCATCGTGCAGCCCGGCAAGGGCGGCGCCTTCATCCAGCTGGAAATGAAGGACGTTCGTACCGGCAACAAGTCGATCGAGCGGTTCCGCACCCAGGAGACCGTTGAGCGCGCTCGCCTGGACGAGCATGAGATGACCTTCCTCTTTGCCGAAGGTGACAGCTTCACCTTCATGGACAAGGAGAGCTTCGAGCAGGTCGCCATTCCGCGCGACATCATCGGCGAGCCGGCCGTCTTCCTGCAGGACGGCATGGAAGTCACGGTGCAGAGCCACGAAGGCTCGCCGCTGGGTGTCGAGATCCCCGGCAAGGTCACGCTGCTGATCACCGAATCCGACCCGGTGGTGAAGGGCCAGACGGCCTCTTCCTCCTACAAGCCGGCCAAGCTGGAAAACGGCGTGTCGATCCTGGTTCCGCCGCACATCGAGGCCGGGACCCGCGTCGTCGTCGACACCGCCACCGGCGAGTATGTCGAGCGCGCGAAGGACTGA
- the epmA gene encoding EF-P lysine aminoacylase EpmA, which yields MPAHRPTELPPWHPEALVRRRPYLAARGRVLNAVRRVFEELAFVEVDTPALQVSPGMEPHLQAFATELKGPHPDDRRPLYLHTSPEFAMKKLLVAGVPRLWQLAHVYRNGERSGTHAPEFSMLEWYRAGEGYRTLIADCQELLRAGAEAAGRRSFAFRGMTCDPFGVWRVLTVPDAFREYAGIDLMATYDGSHDPDPAALAAEAARIGIAPHEGDRWEDIVFRIMFDRIEPHLGDGVPCVLTDYPLCMAALSRPKPEDPRLAERFELYACGLELANAFGELTDPAVQRARFEADMELKERLYGERFPVDEDFLAALEHGMPQSSGIAMGFDRLAMLCSGAESIEQVLWLPVAGV from the coding sequence ATGCCTGCCCACCGACCCACCGAGCTTCCGCCCTGGCACCCCGAGGCGCTGGTCCGCCGCCGTCCCTATCTGGCGGCGCGCGGCCGGGTGTTGAACGCCGTCCGCCGTGTGTTCGAGGAGCTTGCCTTCGTCGAGGTCGACACGCCGGCCCTGCAGGTGTCTCCGGGAATGGAGCCGCATCTCCAGGCCTTCGCCACCGAACTGAAGGGACCGCATCCGGACGACCGCCGGCCCCTCTACCTGCACACAAGCCCCGAGTTCGCGATGAAGAAGCTGCTGGTCGCTGGCGTGCCGCGGCTTTGGCAACTGGCGCATGTCTACCGCAACGGCGAACGGTCGGGGACGCACGCGCCGGAATTCTCGATGCTGGAATGGTATCGCGCGGGCGAGGGCTATCGCACCCTGATCGCGGATTGCCAGGAGCTTCTGCGCGCCGGGGCGGAAGCCGCCGGGCGGCGGAGCTTCGCGTTCCGCGGCATGACCTGCGATCCATTCGGGGTCTGGCGGGTGCTGACCGTGCCGGACGCTTTTCGCGAGTATGCCGGCATCGATCTGATGGCGACCTATGACGGCAGTCATGATCCCGATCCGGCGGCCCTGGCGGCGGAGGCCGCGCGCATCGGCATCGCCCCGCATGAGGGCGACCGCTGGGAAGACATCGTGTTCCGCATCATGTTCGACCGGATCGAGCCGCATCTTGGCGACGGGGTGCCTTGCGTGCTGACCGATTATCCGCTGTGCATGGCGGCGCTGTCGCGGCCGAAACCGGAGGATCCGCGTCTGGCCGAACGGTTCGAGCTGTATGCCTGCGGCCTGGAATTGGCGAACGCCTTCGGGGAGCTGACCGATCCGGCGGTGCAGCGTGCCCGCTTCGAAGCCGACATGGAGTTGAAGGAGCGTCTTTACGGGGAGCGCTTCCCGGTGGACGAGGATTTCCTGGCGGCGCTGGAACATGGCATGCCGCAGAGCAGCGGAATCGCCATGGGATTCGACCGGCTGGCGATGCTGTGCAGCGGCGCGGAGAGCATCGAGCAGGTGCTGTGGCTGCCGGTGGCGGGGGTGTGA
- a CDS encoding OmpP1/FadL family transporter, with the protein MTLKTRLMTAAAAIAVTAPIATASTAFAAGFALKEQSVSGQGTAYAGVTAGGNGDASSMFYNPATMGLVTGIEAVQTATGVIVKSKVDSASATRAQRLGGTAISGNASPGDIAQDAIVPAGYFVYSIDDDLKVGLSANGPWGLVTDYGDSWIGRYHGIRSDLRTYNFVPTVSYRINPMIIIGGGVQIQYAKAKLSQSSDFGASRLGRPGALDVKSDVTGDDWGWGVSLGALIEPVKGTRIGIGYRSAVKHSLTGNISFTGLPASLAGALPSQAANADLITPEIASIGLYHEVNDRWAVMADVQWTNWSRFKELRVNIANPALNSLTEEHWKDTWYYALGTSYKVTDKLTLRGGIAFDKGAVDVEYRTPRIPEQNRYWLSVGAGYQVTDSLRVDAAYSHVFVPKASVNLTDDLTGAEAGRGNLTAEYKSSIDLIGLQAKFTF; encoded by the coding sequence ATGACGCTCAAGACCCGCCTGATGACCGCCGCTGCCGCCATTGCGGTAACCGCACCGATCGCGACCGCCTCGACCGCGTTCGCCGCCGGATTTGCGTTGAAGGAGCAGAGCGTATCGGGCCAGGGCACCGCCTATGCCGGCGTGACGGCCGGCGGCAACGGCGATGCCAGTTCCATGTTCTACAATCCGGCGACCATGGGCCTGGTCACGGGAATCGAGGCGGTGCAAACCGCCACCGGCGTCATCGTCAAGTCGAAGGTCGACAGCGCCAGCGCCACCCGCGCCCAGCGGCTGGGCGGGACCGCGATCAGCGGCAACGCCTCGCCCGGCGACATCGCGCAGGACGCCATCGTCCCGGCCGGCTATTTCGTCTATTCGATCGACGACGACCTGAAGGTCGGCCTGTCGGCCAACGGCCCCTGGGGTCTCGTCACCGATTACGGCGACAGCTGGATCGGCCGCTATCACGGCATCCGGTCGGACCTGCGCACCTACAACTTCGTGCCGACGGTGTCGTACCGGATCAACCCGATGATCATCATCGGCGGCGGCGTGCAGATCCAGTACGCCAAGGCCAAGCTGTCGCAGTCCTCCGACTTCGGCGCCAGCCGCCTGGGCCGTCCGGGCGCGCTCGACGTCAAGAGCGACGTGACCGGCGATGATTGGGGATGGGGTGTCTCCCTGGGCGCCCTCATCGAACCGGTGAAGGGCACGCGCATCGGCATCGGCTACCGATCGGCGGTCAAGCACTCTCTGACCGGCAACATCTCCTTCACCGGTCTGCCGGCATCGCTGGCCGGCGCCCTGCCCTCCCAGGCGGCCAATGCCGACCTGATCACGCCGGAAATCGCCTCCATCGGCCTCTACCACGAGGTGAACGACCGCTGGGCGGTGATGGCCGACGTGCAGTGGACCAACTGGTCGCGCTTCAAGGAACTGCGCGTCAACATCGCCAACCCGGCGCTCAACTCCCTGACGGAGGAGCACTGGAAGGACACCTGGTACTACGCGCTCGGCACCTCCTACAAGGTGACCGACAAGCTGACGCTGCGCGGCGGCATCGCCTTCGACAAGGGCGCGGTCGACGTCGAATACCGCACGCCCCGCATTCCGGAGCAGAACCGCTACTGGTTGTCGGTCGGCGCCGGCTATCAGGTGACGGACAGTCTGCGCGTGGACGCCGCCTACTCCCACGTCTTCGTGCCGAAGGCCTCGGTCAACCTGACCGACGACCTGACCGGTGCCGAGGCCGGCCGCGGCAACCTGACCGCCGAGTACAAGAGCAGCATCGACCTGATCGGCCTGCAGGCGAAGTTCACGTTCTGA
- a CDS encoding TSUP family transporter: protein MDLLTPESLGILFAVGLLAGFVDSIAGGGGLLTIPALLAAGLSPAEALATGKLQSSFGSLSATIKFVRRGEVNPAAMRTMILCTFIGAGAGATLVQMLDPSFLRDVIPILLIGIAIYLLLSPKAGDVDAHQRIGEHAFALSIGTGIGFYDGFFGPGTGTFFAIAFVSLLGHNLRKATAHTKVLNLTSNVASLLFFIIGGHVLWTIGLLMGVAQYIGAQVGAHMVIRNGARVVRPMLVVASVVITAKLVWSDEHNILREWFAAAVAWVA from the coding sequence ATGGATCTTCTGACGCCCGAGTCGCTGGGCATCCTGTTCGCCGTCGGCCTGCTGGCCGGCTTCGTCGATTCCATCGCCGGCGGCGGCGGCCTTCTGACCATTCCCGCCCTGCTGGCCGCGGGACTGTCGCCGGCCGAGGCGCTGGCCACCGGCAAGCTGCAGTCCAGCTTCGGATCGCTGTCCGCCACCATCAAGTTCGTCCGCCGGGGCGAGGTCAATCCGGCGGCGATGCGCACGATGATCCTCTGCACCTTCATCGGCGCGGGAGCCGGTGCCACGCTGGTGCAGATGCTGGATCCCAGCTTCCTGCGCGACGTCATTCCCATCCTGCTGATCGGCATCGCCATCTATCTGCTGCTGTCGCCCAAGGCCGGCGATGTCGACGCCCACCAGCGCATCGGCGAGCATGCCTTCGCACTGAGCATCGGGACCGGAATCGGCTTCTACGACGGCTTCTTCGGGCCGGGCACCGGCACCTTCTTCGCCATCGCCTTCGTCTCGCTGCTGGGCCACAATCTGCGCAAGGCGACCGCCCACACCAAGGTGCTGAACCTGACCAGCAACGTGGCGTCTCTGCTGTTCTTCATCATCGGCGGCCATGTGCTGTGGACGATTGGGCTGCTGATGGGGGTGGCCCAGTATATCGGCGCCCAGGTCGGCGCCCATATGGTGATCCGCAACGGCGCCCGAGTCGTCCGTCCGATGCTGGTCGTCGCCTCCGTCGTGATCACCGCCAAGCTGGTGTGGAGCGACGAGCACAACATCCTGCGCGAGTGGTTCGCCGCCGCCGTGGCCTGGGTCGCCTGA
- the thiE gene encoding thiamine phosphate synthase — MAKGKPVQAEPAACRLYLVTPPALEPAAFAPLLREALDAGDVACVQLRLKDCSEDDIRRACDALRPIAQERDVAFILNDHPRLARETGCDGVHVGQQDTPFRDARKILGNDAIVGVTCHDSRHLAMIAGEEGADYVAFGAFFPTTTKTAEYKAEPELLSWWSELMEVPCVAIGGITADNCTPLVTAGADFLAVVNAVWGHPQGPGAGVRALNAAIEAALAGSAD; from the coding sequence TTGGCCAAGGGAAAGCCGGTGCAGGCGGAACCTGCCGCCTGCCGTCTGTACCTCGTGACGCCGCCGGCCCTGGAGCCGGCGGCGTTCGCGCCGCTTCTTCGGGAAGCGCTGGACGCCGGCGATGTCGCCTGCGTGCAGCTCCGCCTCAAGGACTGCTCCGAGGACGACATCCGTCGCGCCTGCGATGCTCTGCGCCCGATCGCGCAGGAGCGGGACGTCGCCTTCATCCTGAACGACCATCCGCGCCTTGCGCGGGAGACAGGCTGCGACGGCGTCCATGTCGGGCAGCAGGACACGCCCTTTCGCGATGCCCGCAAGATTCTGGGCAACGACGCCATCGTCGGCGTCACCTGCCATGACAGCCGCCATCTCGCCATGATCGCCGGCGAGGAGGGGGCCGATTACGTCGCCTTCGGCGCCTTCTTCCCCACCACCACCAAAACGGCCGAGTACAAGGCGGAGCCGGAGCTGCTGAGCTGGTGGTCGGAGCTGATGGAGGTCCCCTGCGTCGCCATCGGCGGCATCACCGCCGACAATTGCACGCCGCTGGTCACCGCAGGCGCCGACTTCCTGGCCGTGGTCAACGCCGTCTGGGGCCATCCTCAAGGACCGGGCGCCGGGGTCCGGGCGCTGAATGCCGCCATCGAGGCGGCGCTTGCCGGTTCGGCCGACTGA